Below is a genomic region from Streptomyces sp. RPA4-2.
CGCGATCGGGACGGTCGTGGGCGACGGCCATCTCGGCCCGCTGGAGACCGCCCTGCGGTCCCGGTACCGCGTCTCGCGGGGCCTGCTGCGGGGGAACGCGGCCTCGGCGCTGGCGGGCGCCTGGCGCCAGGTGGACCGCTGGGCCCGGACCCACGGCCGCACGGACGTGGCCGACCGGGCCCGCACCCTGGCCGTCGGCCTCCTTCAGGGGCCCGGTCTGGCCGGCACCCTCGACCCCCGCACGCTCCGCCGCCGCAGCTGCTGTCTCTACTACCGCCTGCCCGGCGGCGGCCTCTGCGGCGACTGCTGCTTCGACCGGCCGCCGGACCGCACCGGGGGCCGCCGGGGAACGACGCCCCGTTCCTGAGGGCCGTGGTCTTCCGCGCGCGCTCCTTGTGGGTGACCATGAGGGACACCGACCGGAACGACGGGGGGTTCTGTGTGCGAGTGGGACTGCTGACCCGGGAGTATCCGCCGGACGTGTACGGCGGCGCGGGCGTCCATGTCGAGTTCCTCGCCCGGGAGTTGCGTGCGCTCACCGAGCTGGACGTGCACTGCTGGGGCGAGGGCTCGGCGGACGGCGTCGTGCGCCACCGGCCCTGGTCCTCGCTCGACGGCGCCAACGACGCCCTGCGCACCTTCTCCGTGGACCTCGCCGTCGCCGCCGCCCTCGAAGGCCGCGAACTCGTCCACTCGCACACCTGGTACGCCAACCTCGCCGGCCACTTCGGCAAGCTCCTGTACGGCATCCCGCACGTCATGACCGCGCACTCCCTGGAGCCGCTGCGCCCCTGGAAGGCCGAGCAGCTCGGCGGCGGTTACGCCCTCTCCAGCTGGGCCGAGCGCACCGCCATCGAGTCCGCCGACGCCGTCATCGCCGTCTCCGGAGCCATGCGCGAGGACATCCTGACCTGCTATCCGGCCCTGGACCCGGCGAAGGTGCGGGTCGTGCACAACGGCATCGACACCTCCCTCTACCGGCCCGATCCCGGCACGGACGTCCTCGACCGTATCGGCGTCGACACCGGCCGCCCCTACGTACTGTTCGTCGGCCGCATCACCCGGCAGAAGGGCGTGCCCCAACTCCTGCGCGCGGTGCGGGACATCGATCCGGCCGTGCAGGTGGTGCTGTGCGCGGGTGCCCCCGACACCCCCGAGATCGACCGGGAGT
It encodes:
- the glgA gene encoding glycogen synthase is translated as MRVGLLTREYPPDVYGGAGVHVEFLARELRALTELDVHCWGEGSADGVVRHRPWSSLDGANDALRTFSVDLAVAAALEGRELVHSHTWYANLAGHFGKLLYGIPHVMTAHSLEPLRPWKAEQLGGGYALSSWAERTAIESADAVIAVSGAMREDILTCYPALDPAKVRVVHNGIDTSLYRPDPGTDVLDRIGVDTGRPYVLFVGRITRQKGVPQLLRAVRDIDPAVQVVLCAGAPDTPEIDREFRELFQELSGVREGVHWIPQMLPRPDVIQLLTHASVFVCPSVYEPLGIVNLEAMACGTAVVASRVGGIPEVVEDGVTGVLVTVDQDFEAALARALDSVLADPLAARRMGEAGQERAVREFGWDAVARRTVQLYEEVLKAG